A DNA window from Motilibacter rhizosphaerae contains the following coding sequences:
- a CDS encoding methylenetetrahydrofolate reductase, which yields MTTDPTVRDRIARGRFVSVELLPPRTPAGEEALAAALRELAPVHPAFVAVTYGAAGSDRGRTEALVEQLAGTDVLPLPHLTCAAHRRTELVGILDRYIAAGVTSLLALHGDPPLTATEPLPPGELRYAVELARLARDRGIPCVGVAVHPEGHPAADTREQDLDHQAAKLREADFALTQFVNRAEDYLGFVDEMAARGVTTPVVPGLRVISTVQQAEKMALMSGAPVPQELLDRLRAVDGDREAGRAVGVAHTTRVARELLAGGAPGLHFYTMNRATGTLEVLAGLDRA from the coding sequence GTGACTACTGACCCGACGGTCCGCGACCGCATCGCGCGCGGGCGGTTCGTCTCCGTCGAGCTGCTGCCACCGCGTACCCCCGCGGGGGAGGAGGCGCTCGCCGCCGCCCTGCGCGAGCTCGCGCCGGTGCACCCGGCGTTCGTCGCCGTGACGTACGGCGCGGCCGGCAGCGACCGCGGCCGCACCGAGGCGCTCGTCGAGCAGCTCGCCGGCACCGACGTGCTGCCGCTCCCGCACCTCACCTGCGCCGCGCACCGCCGCACGGAGCTGGTGGGCATCCTCGACCGCTACATCGCCGCAGGGGTGACGAGCCTGCTCGCGCTGCACGGCGACCCGCCGCTGACGGCGACCGAGCCGCTGCCGCCCGGCGAGCTCCGGTACGCCGTGGAGCTCGCCCGCCTCGCGCGCGACCGGGGCATCCCGTGCGTCGGCGTGGCCGTGCACCCCGAGGGCCACCCCGCCGCCGACACCCGGGAGCAGGACCTCGACCACCAGGCGGCCAAGCTGCGCGAGGCCGACTTCGCGCTGACGCAGTTCGTCAACCGGGCCGAGGACTACCTGGGCTTCGTCGACGAGATGGCGGCGCGCGGCGTCACCACGCCGGTCGTGCCCGGCCTGCGCGTCATCAGCACCGTGCAGCAGGCCGAGAAGATGGCGCTGATGTCGGGCGCCCCCGTGCCGCAGGAGCTGCTCGACCGGCTGCGCGCGGTCGACGGCGACCGGGAGGCGGGCCGTGCCGTCGGGGTCGCCCACACGACCCGCGTGGCGCGCGAGCTGCTCGCCGGAGGGGCGCCGGGGCTGCACTTCTACACGATGAACCGCGCCACGGGGACGCTCGAGGTGCTCGCCGGGCTCGACCGGGCCTGA
- the gatA gene encoding Asp-tRNA(Asn)/Glu-tRNA(Gln) amidotransferase subunit GatA: MSEPLSSEAAAEVVRLTASQVAAAVESGAVSAVEVAQAHLDRIAAVDDDVHAFLHVDTEGALAAARAVDERRSAGEPLGPLAGVPLALKDVLTQRGIPTTAGSRMLEGWRPPYDATVTARLKAAGVVILGKTNMDEFAMGSSTEHSAYGPTHNPWDLDRIPGGSGGGSAAALAAYEAPLAIGTDTGGSIRQPGAVTGTVGVKPTYGGVSRYGLIAFSSSLDQAGPCARTVLDAALLHEVIGGYDPLDSTSIDAPVPPVVEAARRGARGDLSGVRIGVVRELSGEGYQPGVEARFREAVELLTSLGASVTEVSCPHFGYALAAYYLIAPSEASSNLARFDAMRYGLRVGDDGEHSAEEVMAMTRAAGFGPEVKRRIMLGTYALSSGYYDAYYGSAQKVRTLISQDFAAAYDQVDVLVSPTTPTTAFRLGDKVDDPLAMYLNDLCTIPSNLAGGAAISVPCGLSDDDLPVGFQVMAPALADDRLYLVGAALEAALVDRWGGPLLDRAPALEGASS; encoded by the coding sequence GTGAGCGAGCCGCTCAGCAGCGAGGCCGCCGCCGAGGTCGTGCGGCTCACCGCCAGCCAGGTCGCCGCCGCCGTCGAGTCCGGTGCGGTGAGCGCCGTCGAGGTCGCCCAGGCGCACCTCGACCGGATCGCCGCCGTCGACGACGACGTCCACGCGTTCCTCCACGTCGACACCGAGGGTGCGCTGGCTGCCGCCCGGGCGGTGGACGAGCGCCGCTCCGCCGGAGAGCCGCTCGGCCCGCTCGCCGGCGTCCCGCTCGCGCTCAAGGACGTCCTCACCCAGCGCGGGATCCCCACGACCGCGGGCTCCCGGATGCTCGAGGGCTGGCGCCCGCCCTACGACGCGACCGTCACCGCGCGGCTCAAGGCCGCCGGCGTCGTCATCCTCGGCAAGACCAACATGGACGAGTTCGCGATGGGCTCGTCGACCGAGCACTCGGCGTACGGCCCGACGCACAACCCCTGGGACCTCGACCGGATCCCCGGCGGGTCGGGCGGCGGCTCGGCGGCGGCGCTCGCGGCGTACGAGGCCCCGCTGGCGATCGGCACCGACACCGGCGGCTCGATCCGCCAGCCCGGCGCGGTGACCGGCACCGTCGGCGTGAAGCCGACCTACGGCGGGGTGTCGCGCTACGGCCTCATCGCCTTCTCGTCCTCGCTCGACCAGGCGGGCCCGTGCGCGCGCACGGTGCTCGACGCCGCGCTGCTGCACGAGGTCATCGGCGGCTACGACCCGCTCGACTCGACCTCGATCGACGCCCCGGTGCCGCCGGTCGTCGAGGCGGCCAGGCGCGGTGCCCGCGGGGACCTGAGCGGCGTGCGGATCGGCGTCGTGCGCGAGCTGTCCGGAGAGGGCTACCAGCCTGGCGTCGAGGCGCGCTTCCGCGAGGCCGTCGAGCTGCTGACCTCGCTCGGGGCGTCCGTCACCGAGGTGAGCTGCCCGCACTTCGGCTACGCGCTGGCGGCGTACTACCTCATCGCGCCGAGCGAGGCGTCGAGCAACCTCGCCCGCTTCGACGCGATGCGCTACGGCCTGCGCGTCGGTGACGACGGCGAGCACAGCGCCGAGGAGGTCATGGCGATGACCCGCGCCGCCGGCTTCGGGCCCGAGGTCAAGCGGCGCATCATGCTGGGCACCTACGCGCTGTCGAGCGGCTACTACGACGCCTACTACGGCTCGGCGCAGAAGGTCCGCACGCTGATCTCGCAGGACTTCGCCGCGGCGTACGACCAGGTCGACGTGCTCGTCTCGCCGACGACGCCGACGACGGCGTTCCGGCTGGGCGACAAGGTCGACGACCCGCTGGCGATGTACCTGAACGACCTCTGCACGATCCCGTCCAACCTGGCCGGGGGAGCGGCGATCTCCGTGCCGTGCGGGCTGTCCGACGACGACCTGCCGGTGGGCTTCCAGGTCATGGCGCCCGCCCTCGCCGACGACCGGCTCTACCTCGTGGGCGCCGCGCTCGAGGCCGCGCTGGTCGACCGCTGGGGCGGCCCGCTGCTCGACCGCGCCCCTGCTCTGGAAGGAGCGTCCTCATGA
- the nicT gene encoding Nickel transporter NicT: protein MTVETPADRPTLVGRVRARLSRGEWASLLGMAGFVLLLHVLGWGLLVGVIAPHHYRIGPQEVFGVGLGLTAYTLGMRHAFDADHIAAIDGTTRKLMAEGKRPLSVGFWFSLGHSSVVFGLCALLAIGVRALASQVEDGSSRLQQVTGLIGTSVSATFLLLIGLLNLVVLRGILGVFRQMRSGTFDEAELERQLDNRGLLNRVLGRVMRGVSRPWQMYPVGLLFGLGFDTATEVSLLVLAGGAAAFSLPWYAILVLPVLFAAGMSLLDAIDGCFMNFAYGWAFSKPVRKVYYNLTVTALSVAVALGIGAIEVVSILVDRFGITSGPLATVGSLDLNYVGYAIVGLFVVTWGVALGLWKWARIEEKWTAGLVQAD, encoded by the coding sequence ATGACCGTCGAGACCCCGGCGGACCGCCCGACCCTCGTGGGACGCGTCCGTGCGCGGCTGTCCCGGGGCGAGTGGGCCTCGCTGCTCGGCATGGCCGGGTTCGTCCTGCTCCTCCACGTCCTCGGCTGGGGCCTGCTGGTCGGCGTCATCGCGCCGCACCACTACCGCATCGGCCCGCAGGAGGTCTTCGGCGTCGGGCTCGGGCTGACGGCGTACACCCTCGGCATGCGCCACGCCTTCGACGCCGACCACATCGCCGCGATCGACGGCACGACCCGCAAGCTCATGGCGGAGGGGAAGCGTCCGCTGTCGGTCGGCTTCTGGTTCTCGCTCGGGCACTCCAGCGTCGTGTTCGGGCTCTGCGCGCTGCTCGCGATCGGCGTCCGGGCGCTCGCCAGCCAGGTCGAGGACGGCTCCTCGCGCCTGCAGCAGGTCACCGGCCTCATCGGCACCAGCGTCTCGGCGACCTTCCTGCTGCTCATCGGGCTGCTCAACCTCGTGGTGCTGCGCGGCATCCTCGGGGTCTTCCGCCAGATGCGCAGCGGCACCTTCGACGAGGCCGAGCTCGAGCGCCAGCTCGACAACCGCGGGCTGCTCAACCGCGTGCTCGGCCGAGTCATGCGGGGTGTGAGCCGTCCGTGGCAGATGTACCCCGTGGGCCTGCTGTTCGGCCTCGGCTTCGACACCGCGACCGAGGTCTCGCTCCTCGTGCTCGCCGGCGGAGCTGCCGCCTTCTCCCTGCCCTGGTACGCGATCCTCGTCCTGCCCGTGCTGTTCGCCGCGGGCATGAGCCTGCTCGACGCGATCGACGGCTGCTTCATGAACTTCGCCTACGGCTGGGCGTTCTCCAAGCCGGTGCGCAAGGTCTACTACAACCTCACCGTCACGGCGCTCTCGGTCGCCGTCGCGCTCGGCATCGGCGCGATCGAGGTCGTCTCGATCCTCGTCGACCGCTTCGGCATCACGTCCGGCCCGCTCGCGACGGTCGGCTCGCTCGACCTCAACTACGTCGGCTACGCGATCGTCGGCCTGTTCGTCGTGACCTGGGGCGTGGCGCTGGGGCTGTGGAAGTGGGCGCGCATCGAGGAGAAGTGGACAGCCGGCCTCGTGCAGGCCGACTGA
- the gatB gene encoding Asp-tRNA(Asn)/Glu-tRNA(Gln) amidotransferase subunit GatB, giving the protein MNDRPYEPPQELVPFEEAVADFDVVMGIEVHVELSTASKMFCGCPTEFGAEPNTQVCPVCLGLPGALPVLNRTAVESAMRIGLALGCSIAEECRFARKNYFYPDMPKNFQTSQYDEPIAFDGVTTVEVEGRSFDIAIERAHMEEDTGKSLHVGGATGRIHGADHSLVDYNRAGIPLIEIVTKPIEGTGALAPQVARAYVAHLRELVRGLGVSDVRMEQGSLRADLNVSLRRSPSDEFGTRSETKNVNSLRSIERAVRYEITRHAGVLSSGGRIVQETRHWHEDTGVTTSGRSKEQAEDYRYFPEPDLVPVAPAREQVEELRASLPEPPSVRRGRLAEAWGFSELEFRDVVNAGALSVIEETVEAGASPAAARKWWTGELARRANVDGLELEELAITPAAVARVQALVESGALNDKLARQAIDGVLAGEGTPDEVVAARGLQVVSDGGALTAAVDEALAANPDVVEKIRSGKVAAAGALVGAVMKATKGQADAARVRELVLERVGG; this is encoded by the coding sequence ATGAACGACCGGCCCTACGAGCCGCCGCAGGAGCTCGTGCCGTTCGAGGAGGCCGTGGCGGACTTCGACGTCGTCATGGGCATCGAGGTGCACGTCGAGCTCTCGACCGCGTCGAAGATGTTCTGCGGGTGCCCCACGGAGTTCGGCGCCGAGCCCAACACCCAGGTCTGCCCGGTGTGCCTGGGCCTGCCCGGCGCGCTGCCCGTGCTCAACCGCACGGCGGTCGAGTCGGCGATGCGGATCGGCCTCGCGCTCGGCTGCTCGATCGCGGAGGAGTGCCGCTTCGCGCGGAAGAACTACTTCTACCCGGACATGCCGAAGAACTTCCAGACCTCGCAGTACGACGAGCCGATCGCCTTCGACGGCGTCACGACCGTCGAGGTCGAGGGGCGCAGCTTCGACATCGCGATCGAGCGCGCGCACATGGAGGAGGACACCGGGAAGTCGCTGCACGTGGGCGGCGCTACCGGCCGGATCCACGGTGCCGACCACTCGCTGGTCGACTACAACCGCGCGGGCATCCCGCTCATCGAGATCGTCACCAAGCCCATCGAGGGGACGGGAGCGCTCGCGCCGCAGGTCGCCCGGGCCTACGTCGCGCACCTGCGCGAGCTGGTCCGCGGGCTCGGCGTCTCCGACGTCCGCATGGAGCAGGGGTCGCTGCGCGCCGACCTCAACGTCTCGCTGCGCCGCTCGCCGAGCGACGAGTTCGGCACGCGGTCGGAGACGAAGAACGTCAACTCCCTGCGCTCGATCGAGCGCGCCGTGCGCTACGAGATCACGCGGCACGCGGGCGTCCTGTCTTCGGGCGGGCGCATCGTGCAGGAGACCCGCCACTGGCACGAGGACACCGGTGTCACGACCTCGGGCCGCTCGAAGGAGCAGGCGGAGGACTACCGGTACTTCCCCGAGCCGGACCTCGTGCCGGTCGCCCCGGCGCGCGAGCAGGTGGAGGAGCTGCGCGCGTCGCTGCCCGAGCCGCCGTCCGTACGCCGGGGCCGGCTCGCCGAGGCCTGGGGCTTCAGCGAGCTGGAGTTCCGCGACGTTGTCAACGCGGGCGCGCTGTCCGTCATCGAGGAGACCGTCGAGGCGGGCGCCTCGCCGGCCGCGGCCCGCAAGTGGTGGACCGGCGAGCTCGCCCGCCGGGCCAACGTCGACGGCCTGGAGCTCGAGGAGCTCGCCATCACGCCAGCCGCCGTGGCCCGCGTGCAGGCGCTCGTCGAGTCCGGTGCGCTCAACGACAAGCTGGCCCGCCAGGCGATCGACGGCGTGCTGGCGGGGGAGGGCACCCCGGACGAGGTGGTCGCGGCGCGCGGGCTGCAGGTCGTGTCCGACGGGGGCGCGCTCACGGCTGCCGTGGACGAGGCGCTCGCCGCCAACCCCGACGTGGTCGAGAAGATCCGCAGCGGCAAGGTCGCGGCCGCCGGCGCGCTCGTGGGCGCCGTGATGAAGGCGACGAAGGGGCAGGCCGACGCGGCGCGGGTGCGCGAGCTGGTGCTGGAGCGCGTGGGGGGCTGA
- a CDS encoding 2-hydroxyacid dehydrogenase — protein MHALICIDGITAPDGVRVTRWDGRSALPDDVADVGFLVPPYIRSTETIAAAVPHLPALQVVQTLSAGVDSFLPLVPDGVTLCNAKGVHDASTAELAVALALSALRDLPAFALAQDRGEWKPRSTRGLADRRVLILGYGSIGAAVERRLAGFEVEVTRVARRPREGVHGLDELPQLLPHAEVVIVLVPLTDASRGLVDAEFLAALPDGAVLVNVARGPVVDTDALLAELQSGRLLAGLDVTEPEPLPAGHPLWSAPGLVLTPHVGGGTSAMHPRAQALVTAQLARWAAGEPLENVITGDY, from the coding sequence GTGCACGCGCTCATCTGCATCGACGGCATCACCGCGCCCGACGGCGTCCGGGTCACCCGCTGGGACGGCCGCAGCGCGCTGCCTGACGACGTGGCGGACGTGGGGTTCCTCGTCCCGCCGTACATCCGGTCGACCGAGACGATCGCGGCCGCGGTCCCGCACCTGCCCGCCCTCCAGGTCGTGCAGACGCTGTCCGCGGGGGTCGACTCGTTCCTGCCGCTGGTGCCCGACGGGGTGACGCTCTGCAACGCCAAGGGCGTCCACGACGCCTCGACCGCCGAGCTCGCCGTCGCGCTCGCGCTGAGTGCGCTGCGCGACCTGCCGGCGTTCGCGCTGGCGCAGGACCGCGGGGAGTGGAAGCCGCGCAGTACGCGGGGGCTGGCCGACCGGCGCGTGCTCATCCTCGGCTACGGCTCGATCGGCGCCGCCGTGGAGCGGCGGCTCGCGGGGTTCGAGGTGGAGGTCACGCGCGTCGCCCGCCGCCCCCGGGAGGGCGTCCACGGGCTCGACGAGCTGCCGCAGCTGCTGCCGCACGCCGAGGTCGTCATCGTGCTCGTGCCGCTCACCGACGCCTCCCGCGGGCTCGTCGACGCGGAGTTCCTCGCCGCCCTGCCGGACGGCGCGGTGCTCGTCAACGTCGCGCGCGGGCCCGTCGTGGACACCGACGCACTGCTCGCGGAGCTGCAGTCGGGCCGGCTGCTCGCCGGGCTCGACGTCACCGAGCCCGAGCCCCTGCCCGCGGGCCACCCGCTCTGGTCCGCCCCCGGACTCGTGCTCACCCCGCACGTGGGCGGCGGCACGTCGGCGATGCACCCGCGCGCGCAGGCGCTCGTCACCGCCCAGCTGGCCCGTTGGGCCGCCGGCGAGCCGCTCGAGAACGTCATCACCGGTGACTACTGA
- the gatC gene encoding Asp-tRNA(Asn)/Glu-tRNA(Gln) amidotransferase subunit GatC: protein MPSLSRDEVAHLARLARLHLPDDELAHYAEQLEVILGAVAQVSEVAGADVAPTSHPLPLRNVTRPDEARPGLGQEAVLAGAPASEEGRFRVPRILGEEA from the coding sequence ATGCCGTCCCTGTCACGGGACGAGGTCGCGCACCTCGCCCGGCTCGCCCGCCTGCACCTGCCCGACGACGAGCTCGCGCACTACGCCGAGCAGCTCGAGGTCATCCTCGGCGCCGTCGCGCAGGTGAGCGAGGTCGCGGGGGCCGACGTGGCTCCGACCTCCCACCCGCTGCCGCTGCGCAACGTCACCCGCCCCGACGAGGCCCGCCCCGGTCTCGGCCAGGAGGCCGTGCTCGCCGGCGCCCCGGCGAGCGAGGAGGGCCGCTTCCGCGTGCCCCGCATCCTGGGGGAGGAGGCGTGA
- the ilvD gene encoding dihydroxy-acid dehydratase, whose product MVDLKPRSRDVTDGLEKTAARGMLRAVGMQDEDFAKPQIGVASSWNEITPCNLSLDRLAKASKDGVRKADGFPMEFGTISVSDGISMGHEGMHFSLVSREIIADSVETVMSAERLDGSVLLAGCDKSLPGMLMAAARLDLASVFLYAGSILPGKARMSDGTDREVTIIDAFEAVGACARGLMSREDVDAIERAICPGEGACGGMYTANTMAAAAEAMGMSLPGSAAPPAVDRRRDGFAVASGEAVVGLLHKGITARQILTKPAFENAIAVVMALGGSTNAVLHLLAIAREAEVDLTLQDFIRIGAKVPHLGDLKPFGRHVMYDVDRIGGIPVVMKALLDAGLLDGSTLTVTGKTMAENLEELAAPAPDGTVIRQLSNPIHKTGGITILHGTLAPEGAVVKSAGFDSTVFEGTARVFDGERAAMDALEDGTIVAGDVVVIRYEGPKGGPGMREMLAITGAIKGAGLGKDVLLLTDGRFSGGTTGLCVGHVAPEAVDAGPIAFVRTGDRIRLDVENGLLDVLVDDAELESRKEGWAPPAPKYTTGVLAKYRKLVGSAATGATCG is encoded by the coding sequence ATGGTGGACCTCAAGCCCCGCAGCAGGGACGTCACCGACGGACTGGAGAAGACCGCGGCGCGCGGCATGCTCCGCGCGGTAGGCATGCAGGACGAGGACTTCGCCAAGCCGCAGATCGGTGTCGCGTCCTCCTGGAACGAGATCACCCCCTGCAACCTCTCCCTCGACCGCCTCGCCAAGGCGTCGAAGGACGGCGTCCGCAAGGCCGACGGCTTCCCCATGGAGTTCGGCACGATCTCGGTGTCCGACGGCATCTCGATGGGCCACGAGGGGATGCACTTCTCCCTGGTGTCGCGCGAGATCATCGCCGACTCGGTCGAGACCGTGATGAGCGCCGAGCGCCTCGACGGCTCGGTCCTGCTGGCCGGCTGCGACAAGTCGCTGCCGGGCATGCTCATGGCAGCCGCGCGCCTCGACCTCGCCAGCGTGTTCCTCTACGCCGGGTCGATCCTGCCCGGCAAGGCGCGCATGTCGGACGGGACGGACCGCGAGGTCACCATCATCGACGCGTTCGAGGCCGTGGGCGCGTGCGCCCGCGGGCTCATGTCGCGCGAGGACGTCGACGCCATCGAGCGGGCGATCTGCCCCGGCGAGGGCGCGTGCGGCGGCATGTACACCGCGAACACCATGGCGGCGGCCGCCGAGGCGATGGGCATGTCGCTGCCCGGCTCCGCCGCCCCGCCCGCCGTCGACCGCCGCCGCGACGGCTTCGCGGTCGCCTCCGGTGAGGCCGTGGTCGGCCTGCTGCACAAGGGGATCACCGCGCGGCAGATCCTCACCAAGCCGGCGTTCGAGAACGCGATCGCGGTCGTCATGGCGCTCGGCGGCTCGACCAACGCGGTGCTGCACCTGCTCGCGATCGCCCGCGAGGCCGAGGTCGACCTGACGCTGCAGGACTTCATCCGCATCGGCGCCAAGGTCCCGCACCTCGGTGACCTCAAGCCCTTCGGCCGCCACGTGATGTACGACGTGGACCGCATCGGCGGCATCCCCGTCGTCATGAAGGCGCTGCTCGACGCGGGCCTGCTCGACGGCTCGACGCTCACGGTGACCGGCAAGACGATGGCCGAGAACCTCGAGGAGCTCGCTGCCCCGGCGCCGGACGGCACGGTCATCCGCCAGCTGTCGAACCCGATCCACAAGACCGGCGGCATCACGATCCTCCACGGCACGCTCGCCCCCGAGGGTGCGGTCGTGAAGTCGGCGGGCTTCGACAGCACGGTCTTCGAGGGCACCGCGCGCGTCTTCGACGGCGAGCGCGCGGCGATGGACGCGCTGGAGGACGGCACGATCGTCGCCGGTGACGTCGTCGTCATCCGCTACGAGGGCCCGAAGGGCGGCCCCGGCATGCGCGAGATGCTCGCCATCACCGGCGCCATCAAGGGCGCGGGGCTCGGCAAGGACGTGCTCCTGCTGACCGACGGCCGGTTCTCCGGCGGCACCACGGGCCTGTGCGTCGGCCACGTCGCCCCCGAGGCCGTCGACGCGGGCCCGATCGCGTTCGTGCGCACCGGCGACCGCATCCGGCTCGACGTCGAGAACGGCCTGCTCGACGTGCTCGTCGACGACGCGGAGCTCGAGTCGCGCAAGGAGGGCTGGGCCCCGCCGGCGCCGAAGTACACGACGGGCGTGCTGGCGAAGTACCGCAAGCTCGTGGGCTCGGCCGCCACCGGCGCCACCTGCGGCTGA
- a CDS encoding family 43 glycosylhydrolase: MPPQSRRWRARLAVTLLAVGLAAPALSGTASAAAKRDDGSHLPIAPVIDSNVPDPDVLLVDGVYHAYATNDHGQNIQHQTSTDLRHWTPQPDALPQLGAWTGPCSFAPGGATDSCVWAPDVQQVPGGFAMYYTARDAASQKQCIGVATASTPAGPFTPVGDQPLVCPTQTNPPDLGGAIDAATYREGGQLWLLWKADGNCCSKPATIYVQPLSADGTTLTGPGTELIHNDQPWEGAVVEGPTLVKHGGTYYLFYSANDFYGGNYRTGWATATSITGPYTKRGELMTSDRFQGDVRGPGGQDVVTRPDGSTVIIFHGWDPTFTYRAMYTSPLTWSADGTPVVQAEATRYEAEDGTITDARVVGDDSASGGKKVGGLDNADSSVTVRVHRDAAGPATIGIRYANGSFDGPNRVLSSDHLSINGVAQADVVFPHTTWGNWQNAERRVDLKAGWNTVTLTKATYYAEIDAIDVYDHAPQPLPFVTPANPVGATRYEAEAGTVTHARVVGDDSASGGAKVGGLDFPDSSVSVQVYAPHTQKAQLGIRFANGSERGGYLLRSSDRVTVNGQDQGTVFFPHTRWGDWQTLSTEIRLHKGWNTVTLTKVSFYAEIDALDVTLLG; encoded by the coding sequence GTGCCACCGCAGTCCCGGAGGTGGCGAGCGCGGCTCGCCGTCACCCTGCTCGCCGTGGGCCTCGCCGCCCCGGCCCTGTCCGGCACCGCCTCCGCGGCGGCCAAGCGCGACGACGGGAGCCACCTCCCGATCGCGCCGGTGATCGACAGCAACGTCCCCGACCCGGACGTGCTGCTGGTCGACGGGGTCTACCACGCGTACGCGACCAACGACCACGGCCAGAACATCCAGCACCAGACCTCGACCGACCTGCGCCACTGGACCCCGCAGCCGGACGCCCTCCCGCAGCTCGGCGCGTGGACCGGCCCGTGCTCGTTCGCGCCCGGCGGTGCGACCGACTCGTGCGTGTGGGCCCCGGACGTGCAGCAGGTCCCGGGCGGGTTCGCGATGTACTACACCGCGCGCGACGCGGCCTCGCAGAAGCAGTGCATCGGCGTCGCGACGGCGTCGACCCCGGCCGGGCCGTTCACGCCGGTGGGCGACCAGCCGCTGGTCTGCCCGACGCAGACGAACCCGCCGGACCTCGGCGGTGCCATCGACGCGGCCACCTACCGCGAGGGCGGCCAGCTCTGGCTGCTGTGGAAGGCCGACGGCAACTGCTGCAGCAAGCCGGCGACCATCTACGTCCAGCCGCTGTCCGCCGACGGCACGACGCTGACCGGGCCCGGCACGGAGCTCATCCACAACGACCAGCCCTGGGAGGGCGCGGTCGTCGAGGGCCCGACGCTCGTCAAGCACGGCGGCACGTACTACCTCTTCTACTCGGCCAACGACTTCTACGGCGGGAACTACCGCACCGGCTGGGCGACCGCGACGAGCATCACCGGCCCGTACACGAAGCGGGGGGAGCTCATGACCTCCGACCGCTTCCAGGGCGACGTGCGCGGCCCCGGCGGTCAGGACGTCGTGACCCGGCCCGACGGCAGCACGGTCATCATCTTCCACGGCTGGGACCCGACGTTCACGTACCGCGCGATGTACACCAGCCCGCTCACGTGGAGCGCCGACGGGACGCCGGTCGTGCAGGCCGAGGCGACGCGCTACGAGGCGGAGGACGGCACCATCACCGACGCGCGGGTCGTGGGCGACGACAGCGCCTCGGGCGGGAAGAAGGTCGGCGGGCTCGACAACGCGGACAGCTCGGTGACCGTGCGGGTCCACCGCGACGCGGCGGGACCGGCGACGATCGGCATCCGGTACGCCAACGGGTCCTTCGACGGGCCCAACCGCGTGCTGTCCAGCGACCACCTCAGCATCAACGGGGTCGCGCAGGCCGACGTGGTCTTCCCCCACACCACGTGGGGGAACTGGCAGAACGCCGAGCGCCGCGTCGACCTGAAGGCCGGCTGGAACACCGTGACGCTGACCAAGGCGACCTACTACGCCGAGATCGACGCCATCGACGTGTACGACCACGCACCGCAGCCGCTGCCCTTCGTCACCCCGGCGAACCCCGTCGGGGCGACGCGGTACGAGGCCGAGGCCGGCACCGTGACCCACGCGCGTGTGGTCGGCGACGACAGTGCTTCTGGCGGCGCCAAGGTGGGTGGGCTGGACTTCCCCGACAGCTCGGTGAGCGTCCAGGTGTACGCGCCGCACACGCAGAAGGCCCAGCTGGGCATCCGCTTCGCCAACGGCTCCGAGCGCGGCGGCTACCTGCTCCGCTCCTCGGACCGGGTGACCGTCAACGGCCAGGACCAGGGCACGGTGTTCTTCCCGCACACGCGGTGGGGCGACTGGCAGACGCTGAGCACGGAGATCCGGCTGCACAAGGGCTGGAACACCGTGACGCTGACGAAGGTCTCGTTCTACGCCGAGATCGACGCGCTGGACGTGACGCTGCTGGGCTGA